From the Spiroplasma chrysopicola DF-1 genome, one window contains:
- the pheT gene encoding phenylalanine--tRNA ligase subunit beta, producing the protein MIITRNWLEKYLDLNNISNGEIVEALNKLGFEVDSIVDYNKNSNVVAGRIQVVNKIPNTHLNFCLVDTKQDLVDPIVCGAANPVEEGYVAVARPGAKLANGMEIQIREVQGYSSEGMMCSFSELGINDKYLTELEQDEIVMLKLSAEEGYNLIGKEDILTDWGFTDVAFEVDLTLNRSDCLSAYELARELAAFFAQPLLPLLIETTEQLPKYDQDLKVIIDTPEIIKGSVVNVKLQGLDQSLALAKRVWLKINQYCSDVTKPLEDLQIQATIETGQPIIVYDYHKIKTGLRITTDYENAEFNITKGDLVILDGNDFVELVGIRVNPAYLVCPTTSEVTIMALKVNHLLMRRQQRKVGISNINLQRYLKPLSSSTVNFGLGRFLMLLEEHRFLAELSTINYVKEYSEKPVSLAITLPEINALIGHQFSKEQIKSLLTPLGFSVESTGEREFQIISPATRTDIHQKADLIEEITRLYGYDEIIAKPPIVPNLAKKRLAWEKTIKNFENFLLNQGFYQAKTYSLVPQKEIEQFNFFNYKKPYQLLSPLSQEHEMMRVSLLNSLLEAVVYNNTRNNSNVKLFTVEKVYVNEGDSYYHGAFVAQNEIINNLVTKEKIDNSFYYMKGLFEGFCAKEGLDLRTLDYHIAPASTIYHPYQTSLIYYHNRLLGIIGAIHPQFQKEHNLNPTYFCEFQFDVIFKANHQVVKFQEVSKFTSSSRDISILLKSDQQYGLIKNQIIMGVNYLTDIVVIDKYLDPQTMNDEVALTISFTFNNLDHQLTEQEINLEFDKIKQHLAKLKIVIR; encoded by the coding sequence ATGATAATAACACGAAATTGATTAGAAAAATATCTTGATTTAAATAATATTAGTAATGGGGAAATTGTTGAAGCATTAAATAAACTTGGTTTTGAAGTGGATAGTATTGTTGATTATAATAAAAATTCTAATGTTGTTGCCGGGAGAATTCAAGTTGTCAACAAAATTCCAAATACGCACTTAAACTTTTGTTTAGTTGATACAAAACAAGATTTAGTTGATCCAATTGTTTGCGGAGCCGCTAATCCTGTTGAAGAAGGATATGTTGCGGTTGCTCGCCCGGGAGCAAAATTAGCAAATGGAATGGAAATTCAGATCCGCGAAGTACAAGGATATAGTTCAGAAGGAATGATGTGCTCTTTTAGTGAGTTAGGAATTAATGATAAATATTTAACCGAATTAGAACAAGATGAAATTGTAATGTTAAAATTATCAGCAGAAGAAGGCTATAATTTAATTGGAAAAGAAGATATTTTAACTGATTGAGGTTTTACTGATGTTGCTTTTGAAGTTGATTTAACTTTAAATCGCAGTGATTGTTTAAGTGCTTATGAGTTAGCCCGTGAATTGGCCGCTTTTTTTGCACAACCATTATTACCATTATTGATAGAAACAACAGAACAATTACCAAAATATGACCAAGATTTAAAAGTTATAATTGATACGCCAGAAATTATCAAAGGTTCTGTTGTTAATGTTAAATTACAAGGTCTTGATCAATCATTGGCTTTAGCAAAACGAGTTTGATTAAAAATTAATCAATATTGTTCAGATGTAACAAAACCGCTTGAGGATTTACAAATTCAAGCAACAATTGAAACAGGTCAACCAATTATAGTTTATGACTATCATAAAATTAAAACAGGCTTACGAATTACAACAGATTATGAAAACGCTGAGTTTAATATTACAAAAGGGGATTTAGTTATTCTAGATGGTAATGATTTTGTTGAACTAGTTGGAATTAGAGTTAATCCGGCTTACTTGGTTTGCCCAACAACTAGCGAAGTGACAATTATGGCATTAAAAGTTAATCATTTATTAATGCGTCGCCAACAACGTAAAGTAGGCATTAGTAATATTAATTTACAACGCTATTTAAAACCATTAAGTAGCTCAACTGTTAATTTTGGTTTAGGTCGGTTTTTAATGCTATTAGAAGAACATCGTTTTTTAGCCGAATTATCAACGATTAATTATGTTAAAGAATACAGTGAAAAACCAGTTTCATTAGCAATAACTTTACCAGAAATTAATGCTTTAATTGGTCATCAGTTTAGTAAAGAACAAATAAAAAGTCTTTTGACACCATTAGGATTTAGTGTTGAGTCAACGGGAGAAAGAGAATTTCAGATTATTAGTCCAGCGACAAGAACAGATATTCACCAAAAAGCTGATTTAATTGAAGAAATCACCCGATTATATGGTTATGATGAGATTATTGCCAAACCACCAATTGTGCCAAACTTGGCCAAAAAAAGACTTGCGTGGGAAAAAACAATTAAAAATTTTGAAAATTTCTTACTAAATCAAGGTTTTTACCAAGCCAAAACCTATTCTTTGGTTCCACAAAAAGAAATAGAGCAATTTAATTTTTTTAATTACAAGAAACCCTATCAATTATTATCACCATTGTCACAAGAACATGAGATGATGCGCGTTAGTTTATTAAATAGCTTATTAGAAGCTGTAGTTTATAATAATACCCGTAATAATAGCAATGTTAAATTATTTACTGTTGAAAAAGTTTATGTTAATGAAGGTGATAGTTATTATCACGGTGCTTTTGTGGCTCAAAATGAAATTATTAATAATTTAGTAACAAAAGAAAAAATCGATAATTCTTTCTATTATATGAAAGGTTTATTTGAAGGATTTTGTGCAAAAGAAGGGCTTGATTTAAGAACCTTAGACTATCACATTGCTCCAGCAAGTACAATTTATCACCCATATCAAACGAGTTTAATTTATTATCATAATCGATTATTAGGAATTATTGGGGCAATTCATCCTCAATTTCAAAAAGAACATAATTTAAATCCAACCTATTTTTGTGAATTTCAGTTTGATGTTATTTTTAAGGCAAATCATCAAGTTGTTAAGTTTCAAGAAGTTTCAAAATTTACCTCATCATCACGTGATATTTCAATTTTATTAAAAAGTGATCAGCAATATGGTTTAATCAAAAATCAAATTATTATGGGGGTTAATTATTTAACTGATATAGTGGTAATTGATAAATATCTTGATCCTCAAACCATGAATGATGAAGTTGCTTTAACAATTAGCTTTACATTTAATAATCTTGATCACCAATTAACAGAACAAGAAATCAACCTTGAATTTGATAAAATTAAACAACACTTAGCAAAACTAAAAATTGTAATTCGTTAA
- the pheS gene encoding phenylalanine--tRNA ligase subunit alpha, which produces MEKQLNDLLTQAKNAITASTTLEQLNNLQVQYLGKKSVLNEFLKGMKDLPHEERLLVGQLANKIKGELTALWQATRKELELIELTTKLNAEKIDVTLPGFFINSAGRHPLMLVIEEITNIFNGLGYDVIFGPEVESDEFNFQKLNLPKDHPARDMQDTFYITESTLLRTHCTNMTARMLSQMQNAQEVIAVISAGNTYRRDDDDATHSHQFMQIDGFLVAPNISFANLKWTIQYFCERMFGENAKTRLRPSFFPFTEPSVEVDVTCIRCSGQGCSICKQTGWIEIMGAGMINPSVYEACGQSKDLTGFAFGIGIERIAMLKYGIDDIRRFYTNNIKFLEQFRNFN; this is translated from the coding sequence ATGGAAAAGCAATTAAATGATTTATTAACGCAAGCAAAAAATGCTATCACAGCATCAACAACCCTTGAACAACTTAATAACTTACAAGTTCAATATTTAGGTAAAAAATCAGTTTTAAACGAATTTTTAAAGGGCATGAAAGATCTACCCCATGAAGAACGCTTGTTAGTTGGTCAGTTAGCAAATAAAATTAAAGGGGAACTAACCGCTCTTTGACAAGCCACTCGGAAGGAATTAGAACTTATAGAATTAACAACAAAGTTAAATGCCGAAAAAATCGATGTTACTTTACCTGGTTTTTTTATCAATTCAGCTGGAAGGCATCCTTTAATGTTAGTGATTGAAGAAATTACTAATATTTTTAATGGTTTAGGTTATGATGTTATTTTTGGTCCAGAAGTTGAAAGTGATGAGTTTAATTTTCAAAAATTAAACCTGCCAAAGGATCACCCGGCCCGTGATATGCAAGATACCTTTTATATTACTGAATCAACATTATTACGGACACATTGTACGAATATGACAGCCCGAATGTTATCACAAATGCAAAATGCTCAGGAAGTAATTGCTGTGATTTCTGCTGGTAATACTTATCGCCGTGATGATGATGATGCAACTCATTCACACCAGTTTATGCAAATTGATGGTTTTTTAGTTGCTCCAAATATTAGCTTTGCTAATTTAAAATGAACAATTCAATACTTTTGTGAAAGAATGTTTGGTGAAAATGCCAAAACAAGATTAAGACCAAGCTTTTTCCCATTTACTGAGCCATCAGTTGAAGTTGATGTTACTTGCATTCGTTGTAGTGGGCAAGGATGTTCAATTTGTAAACAAACTGGCTGAATTGAAATTATGGGGGCAGGAATGATTAATCCATCTGTTTATGAAGCATGTGGACAATCAAAAGATTTAACTGGATTTGCCTTTGGGATTGGAATTGAACGAATTGCAATGCTAAAATATGGTATTGATGATATTCGCCGTTTTTACACTAATAATATTAAATTTTTAGAACAGTTTAGAAATTTTAACTAG
- a CDS encoding YceD family protein, with amino-acid sequence MIYKKADFINNPVINFTENLTTIENLSNYSPNIREGKNLIVVGVIKYNAELDIIEVKAKISGELLIEDSRTLKLFLYPIKLDWNDYYSFNFYQKTDINYLKEQNFDIIKYAWDEIIINIPINLSENSDTIISGDSSWQVLSEEDFESYLAKQEDSRWNKLQELWEQKIKEGK; translated from the coding sequence ATGATTTATAAAAAAGCTGATTTTATTAATAACCCAGTCATTAATTTTACCGAAAATTTAACAACAATTGAGAATCTATCTAATTATTCACCAAATATTCGGGAAGGAAAAAATTTAATAGTTGTGGGGGTCATTAAATATAATGCTGAATTAGATATAATTGAAGTTAAAGCAAAAATCAGTGGTGAATTATTGATTGAAGATTCACGCACATTAAAGTTATTTTTATATCCAATTAAGTTAGATTGAAATGACTACTATAGTTTTAATTTTTATCAAAAAACTGATATTAATTACTTAAAAGAACAAAATTTTGATATAATAAAATATGCATGAGATGAAATAATTATTAATATTCCTATTAATTTATCTGAAAATAGTGATACAATAATTAGTGGTGATTCATCTTGACAGGTTTTATCGGAAGAAGACTTTGAGAGCTACTTGGCAAAACAAGAAGATTCACGATGAAATAAATTGCAAGAATTATGGGAGCAAAAAATAAAGGAGGGGAAATAA
- the mraZ gene encoding division/cell wall cluster transcriptional repressor MraZ, with amino-acid sequence MALLGTYNHTLDDKGRLTIPSKLREQFKANKVFISLGFDGCIDVRSEDEWLKWIAKVASTGQATPEGRALARKVMSMSDEATFDNAGRIKLTVILQEKAQISKDVVIIGNNDHLELWDPIVWEKYIDGAPAMEDAAKNFEEKI; translated from the coding sequence ATGGCACTACTAGGAACATACAATCATACCTTAGATGACAAAGGGCGTTTAACGATTCCCTCAAAATTACGAGAGCAATTTAAAGCTAATAAAGTCTTTATTTCTCTTGGTTTTGATGGTTGTATTGATGTGCGCAGTGAAGATGAATGACTAAAATGAATAGCCAAAGTTGCTTCAACTGGGCAAGCTACTCCTGAAGGACGAGCATTGGCAAGAAAAGTAATGTCAATGTCGGATGAAGCTACTTTCGATAATGCCGGAAGAATAAAATTAACGGTAATTTTGCAAGAAAAAGCGCAAATTAGTAAAGATGTTGTTATTATTGGAAATAACGATCATTTGGAATTATGAGACCCAATTGTGTGAGAAAAATATATTGATGGTGCTCCAGCAATGGAAGACGCTGCCAAGAATTTTGAAGAAAAAATTTAA
- the rsmH gene encoding 16S rRNA (cytosine(1402)-N(4))-methyltransferase RsmH, translated as MDKHYPVLLNEALEGLMIKPNGVYVDCTLGRAGHSTAILSQLTTGKLYCFEQDDEGINAAKKQLVALNKPNFEIINANFMHLQAELMVRNIQTVNGILYDLGVSSPQFDSDYRGFSYRYDSELDMRMNQKQSLTAKTVVNTYSVNDLARIFREYGEEQFSWKIAQNIVAVRAKQEITTTFQLVDIIKQSLPQKVLKKAKHPAKQVFQAIRIEVNQELEVLKKSLEQAVEMLAVTGRLVIISFHSLEDRIVKQFFQKLTTDPAAVVYQNLPVVSNYQSSFKIITKKVIIPTSKELDENHRSASAKMRILERVN; from the coding sequence ATGGATAAACATTATCCCGTTTTATTAAATGAAGCACTTGAGGGCCTAATGATTAAACCAAATGGGGTTTATGTGGACTGCACATTAGGACGTGCTGGTCACAGTACCGCAATTTTAAGCCAATTAACAACTGGCAAATTATATTGTTTTGAACAAGATGATGAGGGCATTAATGCTGCTAAAAAACAATTGGTGGCATTAAATAAACCTAATTTTGAAATCATTAATGCAAATTTTATGCATTTACAAGCGGAATTAATGGTACGAAATATTCAAACAGTTAATGGAATTCTTTATGATTTAGGAGTTTCATCACCACAGTTTGATAGTGATTATCGCGGGTTTAGTTATCGTTATGATAGTGAACTTGATATGCGGATGAATCAAAAACAAAGTTTAACAGCCAAGACAGTTGTTAATACCTATTCTGTTAATGATTTAGCTCGTATTTTCCGTGAATATGGTGAAGAACAATTTAGTTGAAAAATTGCACAAAATATTGTTGCTGTTCGAGCAAAACAAGAAATTACAACAACATTTCAATTGGTTGATATTATTAAACAATCATTGCCACAAAAAGTGTTAAAAAAAGCGAAACATCCTGCTAAGCAAGTGTTTCAGGCGATTCGAATTGAAGTTAATCAAGAATTAGAAGTGTTAAAAAAATCGTTAGAACAAGCGGTTGAAATGTTAGCAGTCACAGGGCGACTAGTTATTATTTCATTTCATTCCTTAGAGGATCGGATTGTTAAACAGTTTTTTCAAAAATTAACAACAGACCCCGCCGCGGTAGTCTATCAAAATTTACCAGTAGTTTCAAATTACCAAAGTAGTTTTAAAATTATTACGAAAAAGGTTATTATTCCCACGAGTAAAGAGCTAGATGAAAATCATCGTAGCGCCAGTGCCAAAATGCGAATATTAGAACGGGTGAACTAA
- the rpmF gene encoding 50S ribosomal protein L32 has protein sequence MAVPFRKTSKQAKRKRRTHFKLAGATLISCKNCGATIKPHRVCRECGYYKNKEVVRVD, from the coding sequence GTGGCAGTACCATTTAGAAAGACGTCGAAACAGGCAAAAAGAAAGCGTCGTACACATTTTAAATTAGCTGGAGCAACATTAATTTCATGTAAAAATTGTGGAGCAACAATCAAACCACACAGAGTTTGTCGTGAATGTGGATATTATAAAAATAAAGAAGTTGTCAGAGTTGACTAA
- a CDS encoding MurR/RpiR family transcriptional regulator encodes MQLIKYTEGHKLTNLEIQLVAKLNENIKETLKLSINKLALKLYISPSSLSRLVRKLGFKNYNGFIIWLSGQYQLAQRYTSEQLENKQNNPIDIITKIYHHYAFELEQTYLNIEIDNFEIAINWIHNSSQIIIYGPSDSNIFLKNFNFYLNLLRYHTILINYFSIFQQLLATTQENDLFIIYLYHEQLIKLPWRELYQLAHEKKIKILLFTNSNKIKNNNFIQKITLTKKELADNNANFTSYASNLMTINFLFELLVAKYHLTLYQKWEAQKNN; translated from the coding sequence ATGCAACTTATTAAATATACTGAGGGTCATAAGTTAACAAATTTAGAAATACAATTAGTTGCCAAATTAAATGAAAACATTAAAGAAACCTTAAAATTATCAATTAATAAATTAGCTTTAAAACTATATATTAGCCCTTCATCTTTAAGTCGTTTAGTTCGTAAACTAGGTTTTAAAAATTATAATGGCTTTATCATCTGATTATCTGGGCAATATCAATTAGCCCAGCGCTATACTTCTGAGCAATTAGAAAATAAACAAAATAACCCCATTGACATTATCACCAAAATATATCATCATTATGCCTTTGAATTAGAACAAACTTATTTAAATATTGAAATTGACAACTTTGAAATTGCAATTAATTGAATTCATAACAGTTCACAAATTATTATTTATGGTCCTAGTGATAGTAATATTTTTTTAAAAAACTTTAATTTTTATTTAAATTTATTAAGATATCATACGATTTTAATAAATTATTTTAGTATTTTTCAACAACTCCTTGCCACGACACAAGAAAATGACCTATTTATTATTTATTTATATCACGAACAATTAATTAAATTACCATGACGCGAGCTTTACCAATTAGCTCATGAAAAAAAAATTAAAATTCTATTATTTACTAATTCAAATAAAATTAAGAATAATAATTTCATCCAAAAAATAACTTTAACAAAAAAAGAACTTGCTGATAATAACGCTAATTTTACTTCTTATGCTAGCAATTTAATGACAATTAATTTTTTATTTGAATTATTAGTTGCCAAATACCATTTGACTTTATATCAAAAATGAGAAGCCCAAAAAAATAATTAA
- a CDS encoding ABC transporter permease, with the protein MRQILKSYLKAYFKNWIESIGLVLFIVIIVATVAGVLSGALQFKIIYNNIANSSQEWDYYFTGRSPYKPKFIQDYYLNNIFVNQDGNSETVTDSGESIIDKNSQWWKSVKTSCAKNSNPANQTTCEDLAITKKLNDVYQNQGIAPQEGLTPSALTYLAKFNYNRWNELLIRILKAPRLEWGFAISNEIIAKNSKDNNLTLNFVPTPLTDLTNKQVANFNQLHLFSGELPGEDNTIAVSSLFAKQHNLNIGSEISLGDNAPSFTISGIGNTLDTMLELKPLGSAHPNASGLNNFGVIYLPQSKIYQLLGSSWFYDNEKTLDYVLSTQQKVMIKLNNSGQQTLLALKKALGQVFVNPSGTLLSFSESNLAVQMQNINLQIILYTVLGSVLLGLGFIFINYAMKKEMNKTRRQIGIFKAFGYRTSELAWVFTVKFFITMLLGALVGYAISIPIQVYVNKLYTVGLLIPFDLIYIAWWFLVLLFVGMPVLFTVISFALILMYLKQASLDLINLASKKHITFFTTFLKTITIKTPFLFRLQLSFMMRTFSKWLIVMVIFFISSLLFILQFNASDIFKQLIARTNLIYQNSVDHKFDFGTKLTASEVKNIGGQETLKLLNVDNFRLIPTLNPEETAQASLQTFHSLVQSIVGQRECKDLAKFLLYQPIYQSIYFNDLLAVIKFAKSCDNVESFPGWLTNIEKLSSQLDQTKVKTIISFNQLMYNPNTETLGITLLVSPSENEQTVIDDITIKGLSQTLANDFYYLPGISQNVISEVIDFSSGRTNIPAIISKKMAKLANLNLNDHYQFVVKNTIGSFPITIIVKGIINDDTIRHNIFISEQAIQNYYRDWQGAIIPTFYNNLLSKNELIKEKINIKEVLMQKQSFKVTVQNLTLNLFNQRLDVTIKELLLNNFDGDNIATFTNLNNVTMINLERLLLAAGMELFNNSLLILQVLNGIIIFIILAVVITSVIDEASDVILTMRALGYRTRDINFIVIGNYILGIFFVFIAAYLLSLLIWHFVLAMVFTNYKLVINLPLNWKTPVLTGTIIVLILGFAWILAMNLIKKRKLQELTI; encoded by the coding sequence ATGCGTCAAATTTTAAAAAGTTATTTAAAAGCGTATTTCAAAAATTGAATTGAATCAATTGGACTAGTTTTATTTATTGTTATTATTGTTGCAACTGTTGCTGGAGTTTTATCAGGGGCCCTTCAATTTAAAATTATTTATAATAATATTGCTAATAGTTCACAAGAATGAGATTATTATTTTACTGGTCGAAGCCCATATAAACCAAAATTTATTCAGGATTATTATCTAAATAATATTTTTGTTAATCAAGATGGTAATAGTGAAACGGTAACTGATAGCGGTGAAAGTATTATTGATAAAAATAGTCAATGATGAAAAAGTGTTAAAACATCTTGTGCGAAAAATAGTAACCCAGCTAATCAAACTACTTGTGAAGATCTAGCGATCACTAAAAAACTAAATGATGTTTATCAAAATCAAGGAATAGCACCTCAAGAGGGTTTAACACCAAGCGCTTTAACTTATTTAGCAAAGTTTAATTATAATCGTTGAAATGAATTATTAATCCGTATTTTGAAAGCTCCACGTTTGGAATGAGGTTTTGCTATTTCGAATGAAATAATTGCTAAAAATAGTAAGGATAATAATTTGACTTTAAATTTTGTTCCAACCCCATTAACTGATTTAACTAATAAACAAGTTGCAAATTTTAATCAACTTCATCTTTTTTCAGGTGAATTACCAGGGGAAGATAATACAATAGCAGTTAGTAGTTTATTTGCCAAGCAGCATAACTTAAACATTGGTAGTGAAATTAGTTTAGGTGATAATGCCCCAAGTTTTACTATTAGTGGCATTGGAAATACTTTAGATACAATGTTAGAACTAAAACCTTTGGGGTCAGCGCATCCGAATGCTAGTGGTTTAAATAATTTTGGGGTAATATATTTACCCCAAAGCAAAATTTATCAACTATTAGGAAGCTCTTGATTTTATGATAATGAAAAAACGTTAGATTATGTTTTATCAACTCAACAAAAGGTAATGATTAAACTAAATAATTCTGGTCAACAAACTCTTTTAGCGTTAAAAAAAGCTTTAGGGCAAGTTTTTGTTAATCCATCTGGAACTTTGCTATCTTTTAGCGAAAGTAATCTTGCTGTGCAAATGCAAAATATTAATTTACAAATTATTCTTTATACTGTGCTGGGGAGCGTTTTATTAGGATTAGGATTTATTTTCATTAACTATGCGATGAAAAAAGAAATGAATAAAACTCGTCGCCAAATTGGCATTTTTAAAGCATTTGGCTATCGAACTTCTGAATTAGCCTGAGTTTTTACAGTCAAATTTTTTATCACGATGTTATTAGGAGCTCTTGTTGGTTATGCGATTAGTATTCCAATTCAAGTTTATGTAAACAAATTATATACTGTTGGTCTTTTAATTCCTTTTGATCTAATTTACATTGCATGATGATTCCTTGTCTTGTTATTTGTAGGAATGCCAGTTTTATTTACAGTGATATCATTTGCTTTAATCTTAATGTACTTAAAACAAGCCAGTTTAGATTTAATTAATTTAGCTTCTAAAAAGCATATTACCTTTTTTACAACTTTTTTAAAAACAATTACAATTAAAACTCCTTTTCTTTTTCGATTACAACTATCTTTTATGATGCGAACCTTTAGTAAGTGATTGATAGTAATGGTAATTTTCTTTATTTCTTCATTACTTTTTATTTTACAATTTAATGCTAGTGATATTTTTAAACAATTAATAGCTCGTACCAATTTAATTTATCAAAATAGTGTAGATCATAAATTTGATTTTGGGACAAAATTAACTGCTAGTGAAGTTAAAAATATTGGGGGACAGGAAACTTTAAAGTTATTAAATGTTGATAATTTTCGCTTAATACCAACATTAAATCCCGAAGAAACAGCACAAGCATCATTACAAACTTTTCATAGTTTAGTTCAAAGTATTGTTGGACAAAGGGAATGTAAGGATTTGGCAAAGTTTCTTTTATACCAACCAATTTATCAGTCTATTTATTTTAATGATTTATTGGCTGTCATCAAATTTGCGAAAAGTTGTGATAACGTTGAAAGTTTTCCAGGGTGATTGACTAATATTGAGAAATTATCATCTCAATTAGATCAAACAAAAGTTAAAACAATTATTAGCTTTAATCAATTAATGTATAATCCAAATACGGAGACACTAGGAATTACATTGCTGGTTTCTCCAAGTGAAAATGAGCAAACTGTGATTGATGATATTACGATCAAGGGTTTATCTCAAACTCTAGCAAATGATTTTTATTATTTACCAGGGATTTCTCAAAATGTTATTAGCGAGGTTATTGACTTTTCATCGGGAAGAACTAATATTCCAGCTATTATTTCTAAAAAAATGGCGAAATTAGCTAATTTAAATTTAAATGATCATTACCAATTTGTTGTCAAAAATACAATTGGTTCTTTTCCAATTACAATAATTGTTAAAGGTATTATTAATGATGATACAATTCGACATAATATTTTTATCAGTGAACAAGCAATTCAAAACTATTATCGTGATTGACAAGGAGCTATTATTCCAACTTTTTATAATAATCTTTTGTCAAAAAATGAGTTAATTAAAGAAAAAATTAATATTAAAGAAGTTTTAATGCAAAAACAAAGTTTTAAAGTAACAGTTCAAAATTTAACGCTTAATCTTTTTAATCAACGCTTAGATGTAACAATTAAAGAACTGTTGTTAAATAACTTTGATGGTGATAACATTGCTACTTTTACTAACCTTAATAATGTAACGATGATTAATTTGGAACGATTATTATTGGCCGCGGGGATGGAATTATTTAATAATTCATTATTAATTTTGCAAGTCTTAAATGGGATTATTATTTTTATTATTTTAGCAGTTGTAATTACTTCAGTAATTGATGAAGCAAGTGATGTTATTCTAACAATGCGGGCATTAGGTTATCGTACGCGTGACATTAATTTTATTGTTATTGGCAATTACATTTTAGGGATATTCTTTGTCTTTATTGCAGCTTATTTGCTGTCGTTATTAATTTGGCATTTTGTTCTCGCAATGGTTTTTACAAATTATAAATTGGTAATTAATTTACCATTAAATTGAAAAACCCCGGTTTTAACAGGAACTATTATTGTTCTAATTTTAGGTTTTGCCTGAATATTAGCAATGAACTTAATTAAAAAACGAAAATTACAGGAATTAACAATTTAA